The proteins below are encoded in one region of Podarcis raffonei isolate rPodRaf1 chromosome 6, rPodRaf1.pri, whole genome shotgun sequence:
- the LAMTOR5 gene encoding ragulator complex protein LAMTOR5, translated as MEGALEHHLEDTMKNPSIAGVLCTDSQGLNLGCRGTLSDEHAGVISVLAQQAAKLTSDPTDIPVVCLESDTGNIMIQKHDGITVAVHKMAS; from the exons ATGGAGGGGGCGTTGGAGCATCATTTAGAAGACAC AATGAAGAACCCCTCCATTGCAGGAGTCCTGTGCACCGATTCCCAGGGCCTCAACTTGGGCT GTCGTGGTACCCTCTCAGATGAACATGCAGGTGTGATATCTGTTCTAGCCCAGCAAGCAGCCAAATTGACGTCTGATCCAACAGATATTCCTGTAGTGTGCCTCGAATCAGATACTGG cAATATCATGATCCAGAAGCATGATGGCATCACAGTAGCAGTACACAAAATGGCATCTTAA
- the SLC16A4 gene encoding monocarboxylate transporter 5: MERTEGEPEAEESTKQHDGAEAPDGGWGWMIMLNFFLVNVSTMGTAKNFAIFFVAFQEHVGGSSEQISWIGSIMSSLRFLAAPLVTVVCEIIGERPASVIGACLVGIGCLISILATNIPFLCVSMGFLTGLGFASLYQVAAVMIVKYFKKRLALANAIGRSGMGLSVILTPFVQVLIETYGWQGALLIYGGVMLNLVPSSMLLRPINMMKKKVVSIKHQDKQTPVHLRIAETTEDSQDKIGTTEPNRSDPLDHECISMNNLQHVGLQLAPENDKCSEVPENGSHKNKHPNRNGNQNCFPTNKEGNSKSQPFSCKQCHVDFSQLKNPFFYIFTWSFLFSQLAYFIPTFHLAARAKTLGIEPMDTAYIISVAGITETVSLLLSGWIADQNWIKKYHYHKMYLIFCGVTNLLCPLATTFPLLMTYSVVFAIFSGGYLALILPVLVEFVGASRFHSALGHASFIAGLAVLAGPPIAGWLHDYTQTYAYSFIFAGSCYLVSSLSLFLAPVAQKWRQGKS; encoded by the exons ATGGAGAGAACAGAGGGTGAGCCAGAAGCTGAAGAAAGCACCAAACAACACGACGGTGCAGAAGCTCCCGATGGAGGCTGGGGGTGGATGATTATGCTTAACTTTTTTCTG gtAAATGTATCTACAATGGGAACAGCGAAAAACTTTGCCATTTTCTTTGTGGCCTTTCAAGAGCATGTTGGCGGTTCTTCTGAACAAATCAGCTGGATTGGCTCTATCATGTCCTCACTTCGATTCCTAGCAG CACCACTGGTAACCGTAGTATGTGAAATTATAGGAGAACGACCAGCATCAGTGATTGGGGCTTGCCTGGTTGGCATTGGTTGTCTTATCAGCATATTGGCCACAAACATCCCCTTTCTTTGTGTGTCTATGGGATTCCTGACAG gATTGGGTTTTGCTAGCTTGTATCAGGTAGCAGCTGTGATGATTGTCAAGTACTTCAAGAAACGCCTGGCTCTAGCCAATGCAATCGGCCGTTCAGGAATGGGACTGAGTGTTATACTCACACCATTTGTTCAAGTCCTGATAGAAACGTATGGATGGCAAG GTGCCCTACTGATATATGGTGGCGTGATGTTGAACCTTGTTCCTTCTAGCATGCTACTACGACCGATTAACATGATGAAAAAGAAAGTTGTAAGTATTAAACACCAAGACAAACAAACACCTGTGCACCTAAGAATTGCAGAGACCACTGAAGACAGCCAAGATAAAATTGGCACCACAGAACCGAACAGATCAGATCCCCTCGATCATGAATGCATCAGTATGAACAATCTACagcatgttggactacaattagCCCCAGAAAACGACAAGTGTTCTGAAGTGCCAGAGAACgggagccacaaaaacaaacatcCCAATCGGAATGGTAATCAAAACTGCTTTCCAACAAACAAGGAAGGAAATTCCAAGTCGCAGCCTTTTTCTTGCAAGCAATGCCATGTTGATTTTTCCCAGCTAAAAAACCCTTTCTTCTACATTTTCACATGGTCTTTTCTCTTCAGCCAGCTAGCCTACTTTATCCCCACGTTCCACCTTGCAGCCAGAGCTAAAACACTGGGCATCGAGCCAATGGATACTGCTTACATCATTTCAGTGGCTG GTATAACAGAGACAGTCAGCCTTTTGCTCTCTGGTTGGATTGCAGATCAGAACTGGATCAAGAAGTATCATTACCACAAGATGTACCTCATTTTTTGTGGTGTCACTAACCTGCTGTGTCCTCTTGCCACAACCTTCCCATTACTTATGACCTATTCTGTAGTCTTTGCCATTTTCAGTGGTGGATACCTGGCTCTGATACTTCCTGTACTG GTAGAGTTTGTAGGAGCCTCCAGATTCCACAGTGCTTTGGGACATGCCTCATTCATTGCTGGCCTTGCAGTCCTCGCTGGACCTCCTATTGCAG GTTGGCTACATGATTACACTCAGACATATGCTTACTCCTTCATTTTTGCGGGCAGCTGTTACCTTGTTTCTTCCCTTTCACTATTCCTTGCACCAGTAGCCCAAAAATGGAGGCAAGGAAAAAGCTGA